The candidate division KSB1 bacterium genome contains the following window.
ACCTTCGACGTCGAGTATGATCAGGTATAAAATTAAATCTGTAATTTGCGTTCCCCTGAGAACAAAAAATAAGCTGATCGGAACCATTTATCTCGACACTACGAAATCCGAACATTTCTTTAAAAAAGAAGATTTGGAATTTCTCGAAGGGTTTGCCAACCTTGCCGGTATCGCAGTCGAAAATGCAAAAAACTATCAAGAGGTAGAGGAGCTGGTAAAAGAACGAACGAGCGATTTAGAAACCGCTTATGAGGAGCTGCAGGCAACCCAGACCCAACTCATTCGCTCTGAAAAAATGGCCTCGTTAGGACAACTGGTTGCCGGGGTTGCCCATGAAATCAATACCCCCCTTGGCTCAATAAGCAGCAATGCCGATATGTTCATTAGCACATTTGCAAAACTAAGAAATAGATTGCAGTCACTTGAAGACTCCCCCGACGAAATCCTCAAACCTATAAAAATATTGGAAGACCTGTCGCAAGTCAACAAAATGGCCAGCGAAAGAATCAAAAAGATCGTCGGCACTTTAAAGAACTTTGCCCGCCTCGATGAAGAGGAATTCAAAATTGTTGACATTCATGAGGGCATTGACAGCACCCTATCTTTGACAGCCCACTTATACCGGGACCGCATCGAAGTCGTTAAAGAATATGGAAACCTGCCCAGGATAAACTGTCACCCCAGTCAGCTAAATCAAGTTTTCATGAATACCCTGGTAAACGCCTGTCAATCTATTAAAGGTAAAGGCACGATTACCATCAAAACCCGTTTTTCCGATGGGAACATTCACCTGCAATTCAGCGACACGGGAGTTGGCATAGCACCGGAAAATTTAGCAAAAATTTTCGACCCGGGATTTACAACCAAAGGAGTCGGCGTGGGCACAGGCCTTGGGCTCTCGATTTCATATAAAATAATAGAAGAGCACGGCGGTAAAATCGA
Protein-coding sequences here:
- a CDS encoding GAF domain-containing protein — its product is MPDQPNITYAQLVTLLEVSRKINSQLNLQMLLDEIMDLAIGLLHAEKGLILLRNESKELTVQVARHMDKHSIADVVELSRSIIKKVEKEGKSVLLQNVPDSGDIPSTSSMIRYKIKSVICVPLRTKNKLIGTIYLDTTKSEHFFKKEDLEFLEGFANLAGIAVENAKNYQEVEELVKERTSDLETAYEELQATQTQLIRSEKMASLGQLVAGVAHEINTPLGSISSNADMFISTFAKLRNRLQSLEDSPDEILKPIKILEDLSQVNKMASERIKKIVGTLKNFARLDEEEFKIVDIHEGIDSTLSLTAHLYRDRIEVVKEYGNLPRINCHPSQLNQVFMNTLVNACQSIKGKGTITIKTRFSDGNIHLQFSDTGVGIAPENLAKIFDPGFTTKGVGVGTGLGLSISYKIIEEHGGKIDVYSKVGKGTTFTLHLPLEGKKQSE